A stretch of the Corylus avellana chromosome ca6, CavTom2PMs-1.0 genome encodes the following:
- the LOC132185099 gene encoding uncharacterized protein LOC132185099 yields MASPPHNNQDGNTAFNNSGNGDNTIINYESSPVTTLATTLMNLLDKARRGKGSTSEGQQGCTFERFRRQQPPTFEGNAGAEVAENWFLQTEKLLKVMDCADNKMVGYATYLLSDQANRWWETKEAQVRSRLVLKEEDPIPWEEFKKEFYERFFPQTVRQARAQEFTDLVQGSMTVERYAAKFIELSRFAPYLVSTGELEARKFERGLQPRIMNLVVGFQIGNLSDLINKAAIIEQTQNANSGYSNQNANSGYLHQRKRNVPQWNHSGEQPSKKQFHQTPQRNFTPQQPCQPGNGGHRAPCQKCGKPHAGNCLFGQLVCYRCGKPGHILRDCKVPPNNLSGQKRLDEQKNHATARVYALTPGDASASNEVVAEQVT; encoded by the exons ATGGCGTCCCCGCCTCACAATAACCAAGATGGCAATACCGCGTTCAACAACTCCGGAAATGGAGACAACACTATCATCAATTATGAGTCAAGCCCTGTAACAACGTTGGCAACTACTCTCATGAACCTGCTAGACAAGGCCCGACGCGGGAAAGGATCCACTAGCGAAGGACAACAAGGTTGCACATTCGAAAGATTTCGTCGGCAGCAACCCCCTACCTTTGAAGGAAATGCGGGTGCAGAAGTTGCAGAAAACTGGTTTCTGCAAACAGAAAAGCTGCTAAAGGTGATGGACTGCGCCGATAATAAGATGGTTGGGTATGCTACTTACCTCCTAAGTGATCAAGCAAATCGGTGGTGGGAAACCAAGGAGGCACAAGTACGAAGCCGGCTAGTACTAAAGGAAGAGGATCCCATTCCCTgggaagaattcaagaaagaattttatgaACGATTCTTTCCTCAGACAGTTCGACAAGCCAGGGCCCAAGAATTTACGGACCTAGTTCAAGGGTCAATGACGGTAGAGAGATATGCTGCCAAATTCATCGAACTATCACGATTTGCCCCTTATCTCGTGTCAACTGGAGAGCTAGAAGCGAGGAAGTTTGAAAGAGGACTGCAACCACGCATTATGAACCTTGTGGTAGGATTCCAGATTGGAAACTTATCAGACCTCATCAACAAAGCTGCAATAATCGAGCAAACCCAGAATGCAAATTCAGGGTATTCCAACCAAAATGCAAATTCGGGGTATCTCCaccagaggaagagaaatgttCCACAATGGAACCACTCAGGAGAGCAACCCAGTAAGAAGCAATTTCACCAAACCCCACAAAGAAATTTTACACCACAACAACCCTGTCAACCCGGAAATGGTGGTCACCGTGCACCATGTCAGAAATGTGGAAAGCCTCATGCCGGGAACTGTCTGTTTGGGCAGCTGGTATGTTACAGATGCGGGAAACCTGGACATATCCTAAGGGATTGCAAGGTCCCTCCCAACAACCTAAGCGGTCAGAAACGCCTTGACGAACAGAAGAACCATGCAACTGCTCGTGTTTATGCTCTAACGCCTGGTGATGCTTCAGCGTCCAATGAAGTGGTGGCAG AACAAGTAACCTAA